From a single Equus asinus isolate D_3611 breed Donkey chromosome 2, EquAss-T2T_v2, whole genome shotgun sequence genomic region:
- the PRLHR gene encoding prolactin-releasing peptide receptor: protein MASVPTLGSEAPDLFPGLQPAASTLANQSAEASAGNGSAAGPDAQAVTPFQSLQLVHQLKGLIVLLYSIVVVVGLVGNCLLVLVIARVRRLHNVTNFLIGNLALSDVLMCTACVPLTLAYAFEPRGWVFGRSLCHLVFFLQPVTVYVSVFTLTTIAVDRYMVLVHPLRRRISLRLSAYAVLAIWALSAVLALPAAVHTYHVELKAHRVHLCEEFWGSQERQRQFYAWGLLLVTYLLPLLVILLSYVRVSVKLRNRVVPGCVTQSQADWDRARRRRTFCLLVVVVVVFAVCWLPLHIFNLLRDLDPGAIDPYAFGIVQLLCHWLAMSSACYNPFIYAWLHDSFREELRKLLLAWPRKIVPHHQSMTVSVII from the coding sequence ATGGCCTCAGTGCCCACTCTGGGCTCCGAGGCCCCTGACTTATTTCCTGGGCTGCAGCCGGCGGCCTCAACTCTGGCCAACCAGAGCGCAGAGGCCTCGGCGGGTAACGGGTCAGCGGCTGGCCCGGATGCTCAGGCCGTCACGCCATTCCAGAGCCTGCAGCTGGTGCATCAGCTGAAGGGGCTGATCGTACTGCTCTACAGCATCGTGGTGGTCGTGGGGCTGGTGGGAAACTGTCTGCTGGTGTTGGTGATCGCGCGGGTGCGTCGGCTGCACAACGTGACCAATTTCCTCATCGGCAACTTGGCTTTGTCCGACGTGCTCATGTGCACCGCCTGCGTGCCGCTCACGCTGGCGTACGCCTTCGAGCCTCGCGGCTGGGTGTTTGGCCGCAGCTTGTGCCACCTGGTCTTCTTCCTGCAGCCCGTCACCGTCTACGTGTCTGTGTTCACGCTCACCACCATCGCCGTGGACCGCTACATGGTGCTGGTGCACCCGCTGCGCCGGCGGATCTCGCTGCGCCTCAGCGCCTACGCGGTGCTGGCCATCTGGGCGCTGTCCGCGGTGCTGGCGCTGCCCGCCGCCGTGCACACCTACCACGTCGAGCTCAAGGCGCACCGCGTGCACCTCTGCGAGGAGTTCTGGGGGTCTCAGGAGCGCCAGCGCCAATTCTATGCTTGGGGGTTGCTGCTAGTCACCTACCTGCTCCCCCTGCTGGTCATCCTCCTGTCTTATGTCCGGGTGTCGGTGAAACTCCGGAATCGCGTGGTGCCAGGCTGCGTGACCCAGAGCCAGGCCGACTGGGACCGCGCACGACGCCGACGCACCTTCTGCCTGCTGGTGGTGGTCGTGGTGGTGTTCGCCGTCTGCTGGCTGCCGCTGCACATCTTCAACCTGCTGCGGGACCTCGACCCTGGGGCCATCGACCCGTACGCCTTCGGGATAGTGCAGCTGCTTTGCCACTGGCTTGCCATGAGCTCAGCCTGCTACAACCCCTTTATCTACGCCTGGCTGCACGACAGCTTCCGTGAGGAGCTGCGCAAGCTGTTGTTGGCCTGGCCCCGAAAGATTGTGCCACACCACCAGAGCATGACAGTCAGCGTGATCATCTGA